The following is a genomic window from Balneolales bacterium ANBcel1.
AGCCTGGGGCTGTTCCTGGCCTATATTCAGGACCGGTTTGAACTTGTGAAACTGGCCGGAGCCGAGTCGTTCATCATATCCGCCTACCCCGTTGAGGTACTGTGGCAGGATGCCGCCTTTGTCCTTGGCGGAAGCCTGTTTCTTTGCCTGGCAGCAAGCTGGTATCCGGCGTTCCGGGCTGCTTCAATCGACCCGGCCGATGCCGTAAGAAACGAGTAGTCCGCATCTGCCTTACTCGGCGTAGCTGTCGGGGAGGTCGTTCTCGTACAGAACCACATCTTTTTCCCGGAGCTCCCGCTTCAACAGGTCGTTTGCTTCAAAAAGACTGTTCACCACCGATATTTTAGCTTCATCAAAACCCTCTTCCCGCAAACCCTCATAGACAGGCCGGGTCTGCTCGGGACCAACCAGATACACATGATCCAGATTGTGTGCGGCCATCCACCGCCCAAACCGGCAGTTTTCATGATCCTGTTTCTCTCCAAGCTCAATCATTCCCGGAGTCACAACAAACTTTCGACCAGTGCGAAATGCCGCCAGAACAGAGATGGCATTTTTTGCCCCGACCGGATTGGAGTTGAAGGCATCATCAATAATTACAATTCCATTCCTTTTTTTCAGCTCGAGCCGGTGCTCGACCGGGCGTACTTTTCGCAAAGCGATTGAGATGGTGGGAGAACGCAAGCCCATCGCCGCGCCCACACCGGAAGCCAGCAGTGCATTCAGCACGTTGTGCTCTCCAAGCAGGGGCATGGTAATGTGCTCCACGCGAACCGGTTTGCCGGTCAGCGGCTCATGCTGCGGTCCTGGCAGGTCGAACGAACCGGCCGCACCGGAGTCACTATCAGCTGACAAACGGCTTTCCGAACTCCCCCGGAGAATTCCGTCGATATCTGAAAGATGGAGTTCAAAGGAACAGCCCTGCTCGTCATATCCGATATTTTTGGCGATTATGTGATTCACATCACCGGACAAACCGGCAAATATCGTGGCAATATCATCGCGGCCTGCCATTTTTCTTACCTCGGCATCGTCTCCGTTCAGAACAGCCACGCCGCCAGGTTTCAGGTGGCGAACAAGGGCCGCTTTCGTACGGGCAATGGCCTCCTGCGAACCGAACGTCTCCATGTGAGCCACCCCGACATTGGTTACAACGGCGATATCCGGACGTGCAATGCGGCACAATTCATCAATATTGCCCACATAACGTGCCCCCATTTCCAGAATCAGCACCTGATCCGACGGCTTCAGATCCCGGTTGATCACCTTGCATATCCCCATGGGCGTGTTATAGCTGCCGGGGGTAGTGCAAACCCGGAACCGCTCTTTCAGCACCGTATCGATCAAAAACTTGGTGCTTGTTTTTCCATAGCTCCCTGTTATGCCGATGACCGTCAGATTCGGCATGCTTTCAATTTTAGCCCGGGCCATGGATTTAAAACGGTAATGAAACCATTTTTCCAGGGGGTAAACAAGCATGGCGGCCAGCAGCAGCAAGGCGGGCAGAAGAAAATCTGCCAGCACCCATACCGTGACCAGAATGTAAATATTCGGAAACAGCGTGCCCTGGTAAAAGGCAAACCAGGTACCCAGGATCGGAAACCACAGAGAAATACCACCATAAAGAATCGCCAGACGTTGCATGCGTGAGGTAAAGACAAGCGGCTTTTTGATCCGGGCGGAGTCGTATTGCGCAACATTGCCAAACCAGAACAGTGCGAAAATGATCACGGCCACAGTGATGGCCGTCGGTGTAAGGGATCCCTCAAGAAACGACTCGGCGGCAAGAGTGACTAATAGCATGGCCAGGTGGGGTACGGGAACCAGCACCCTGTTCCAGTGTCTTAGCAACCACCTTGAAAACTCATTAATTTTGTAGCCGTTTTGCTGAAAAATGTGGAGCAGGTACTTCCCCCGGTATAAGCCGTGGCGCAGCATAACGAAGGTGAATACCCAGCAAAAAATTTCAATGGCAAGATAATACCAACTCAAATTAAACCTGCTTTGGATGACCGTTCAGCCTCGGTGAATTTCTTGCGCGTAATATACCAAGATCTGTTATCTTGTCAGCCGAATCTTTTCTGATGAATTTTTCATTACCTGTCGTTTTTTCCTTAGAGAGAGCCTATTCAGACAATTCATCTGAATGCAACAACGCGGCAGAGTCCATGTGAACCTCAAATCGCTCAAGAAATACTTCGCCCGATGAAACTGATCATTCCTATGGCAGGCAAGGGAACCCGCCTCCGTCCCCACACCCTCACCACTCCCAAACCGCTTTTACCCGTGGCCGGAACCATGCTAATTGAGCGTATCATCGGCTCATTTGCAGCTTCCCTCGATCGCGAAATTTCGGAAATCGCATTTGTTCTGGGAGATTTCGGCAAGGACGTCGAGCAGCAGCTTTCACAAATGACGCAGCGCTTTGGAGCGAAAGCATCATTCTATTATCAGCTGGAGGCTCTCGGCACCGCTCATGCTGTTAATTGTGCCGCTGAGTCTCTGACTGGGGAAGTGATTGTAGCCTTTGCGGACACCCTGTTCGAGGTTGATGGCGCCATTGACCTGGAAGGTGCCGACAGTGTCATCTGGCTGAAGAAAGTGGAGGACCCGTCCCGGTACGGCGTTGCCC
Proteins encoded in this region:
- the murF gene encoding UDP-N-acetylmuramoyl-tripeptide--D-alanyl-D-alanine ligase encodes the protein MSWYYLAIEIFCWVFTFVMLRHGLYRGKYLLHIFQQNGYKINEFSRWLLRHWNRVLVPVPHLAMLLVTLAAESFLEGSLTPTAITVAVIIFALFWFGNVAQYDSARIKKPLVFTSRMQRLAILYGGISLWFPILGTWFAFYQGTLFPNIYILVTVWVLADFLLPALLLLAAMLVYPLEKWFHYRFKSMARAKIESMPNLTVIGITGSYGKTSTKFLIDTVLKERFRVCTTPGSYNTPMGICKVINRDLKPSDQVLILEMGARYVGNIDELCRIARPDIAVVTNVGVAHMETFGSQEAIARTKAALVRHLKPGGVAVLNGDDAEVRKMAGRDDIATIFAGLSGDVNHIIAKNIGYDEQGCSFELHLSDIDGILRGSSESRLSADSDSGAAGSFDLPGPQHEPLTGKPVRVEHITMPLLGEHNVLNALLASGVGAAMGLRSPTISIALRKVRPVEHRLELKKRNGIVIIDDAFNSNPVGAKNAISVLAAFRTGRKFVVTPGMIELGEKQDHENCRFGRWMAAHNLDHVYLVGPEQTRPVYEGLREEGFDEAKISVVNSLFEANDLLKRELREKDVVLYENDLPDSYAE